ATTCAGATAGGTCAAGGCACGCATGGTCTCCTTGATCGACATCTTCTCCGCATTCATAACAAGGCGTACCGTCGATTTTTTATTATTCGTAAGAATTTCACGAATGTCTTCAAGCTCATCAAAAACCTGATCAACCGACTCAATGGCATCTGCCGGAGGCACAAAAAAAGCAATTTTATCCGACATCCTTGAAAGAGGCTTGCTGAGCGGCTTGATAAGATACTTGTTAACATTCTTCACCGCCTTCATGCCCCAGGCAAGCGTATCGGGAAGAGAGAGGAGGCGCAGGGTTTCACCCGTCGGGGCGGTATCAAGCACCAGCACATCATAGAGACCGGAGGCTTTGTAGCGCTTGATTCTCAAAAGAGAGAACAGCTCTTCCATGCCGGGAAGAATGGTCATTTCATCAGCCATAACACCTGAAACGCCCTGAGCCATGAAAATCTTGGAGTAGTATTTCTGTACAGACTGCCAATTCTGCTTCAGGTCAACATAAGGATTCACCTCAATGGCATGAAGATTCTCCTTTATCTTTGTCGGTTCAGCGCCAAGAGGCAGGTTAAAGGAATCCGAAAGACTATGTGCGGGGTCGGTTGAAAGAACAAGGGTACGATAGCCCAGTTGCGACAAACGGACAGCCGTAGCCGCAGAAACGCTGGTTTTCCCTACCCCGCCTTTACCTGTAAAAGTTAAAATACGCATAAACCAGACATTGGATGTTATGACCACTGAGGAAAAATCAGAAAAAGTCAAAGATATAACTCTGAGCTGACTCTACAAAAGAATCTAACATACACACTTCAGCCAAGGTTTAAAATTTTAAACTTTTTAAACTCGATCGAACAACTTGCAAATGAACGTTCAGCTCACTTAATTGGAGTTCTCAAGTAACAAGATATTACCATCTCCTATCCCTTGATGAGCATCGTCATGCCCGAAACAAACTCCATCACTGATACACGTGCAACCGTAGTCGAGACCCGCCGCATCAGTCACGATGTCACGGTCATCACTCTTGATTGTCCGGCAATTGCCGCATCCGCAAAGCCCGGAAATTTTGTCAACATCAAGGTCAGCGACACAACGCTGCCATTGCTCAGACGGCCATTTTCGATACACAACGTGCGAGGAGGACTCATCGACATCATGGTTAAAGCCGCAGGGCGCGGCAGTGCACTTTTTTGCGACAGTACAAAAGGCTCAACCATGATGGTTCTCGGGCCACTCGGAACCTGTTTCGACATAAGTGGGAATAAATTCAATACCGCCATTCTTGTTTCAGGAGGCATCGGCACCGCTCCCATGCTCTTTCTTGAAAAAGAACTGAAAGCTAAGGGCATAAAGGTGATTAACCTGATTGGTGGCCGAACAAAAGAGGAGTTACTCGCCCAAGAACTTTCAAACTGTCGGCTTGCAACAGATGACGGTTCA
The DNA window shown above is from Pelodictyon phaeoclathratiforme BU-1 and carries:
- a CDS encoding TRC40/GET3/ArsA family transport-energizing ATPase — protein: MRILTFTGKGGVGKTSVSAATAVRLSQLGYRTLVLSTDPAHSLSDSFNLPLGAEPTKIKENLHAIEVNPYVDLKQNWQSVQKYYSKIFMAQGVSGVMADEMTILPGMEELFSLLRIKRYKASGLYDVLVLDTAPTGETLRLLSLPDTLAWGMKAVKNVNKYLIKPLSKPLSRMSDKIAFFVPPADAIESVDQVFDELEDIREILTNNKKSTVRLVMNAEKMSIKETMRALTYLNLYGFKVDMVLVNRLLDTKEDSGYLENWKAIQQKYLGEIEEGFSPLPVKKLRMYEQEIVGLKSLEMFAKDMYGDSDPSDMMYDEPPIKFVRNGNVYEVQLKLMFANPVDIDVWVTGDELFVQIGNQRKIITLPISLTGLEPGDAVFKDKWLHIPFDLDRHEQSRLQKEQKAYDRG
- a CDS encoding dihydroorotate dehydrogenase electron transfer subunit, which codes for MPETNSITDTRATVVETRRISHDVTVITLDCPAIAASAKPGNFVNIKVSDTTLPLLRRPFSIHNVRGGLIDIMVKAAGRGSALFCDSTKGSTMMVLGPLGTCFDISGNKFNTAILVSGGIGTAPMLFLEKELKAKGIKVINLIGGRTKEELLAQELSNCRLATDDGSAGFRGTVVELLREELPALKQDGALKVFSCGPNPMLKAVAAFCREQSLRCDISLESVMGCGIGICYGCSVEVKKPDGGLRTILLCQEGPVIDAELLAV